A single Sander lucioperca isolate FBNREF2018 chromosome 24, SLUC_FBN_1.2, whole genome shotgun sequence DNA region contains:
- the LOC116044716 gene encoding protein-tyrosine kinase 2-beta-like isoform X1 produces MSGDTSTLSWRSMSPTSQSDSSDISPSAIVARDSIFPVKIIKVCFLSNSSNLGKNFKLVRCEKGWTVKAIVNLVLSSGCVGPDIMYSQCYCLLLKHLKSSEMHWLHPDLAVSELTQRYEQQHLEAEWRYDLRIRYIPSDFMEKFKDDSTTMLYFYQQVRSDYMQQYASKVSDGMALQLGCLEIRRFYKDMNPNGLEKKSNFELLEKDVGLDLFFPRELINSMKPKQLRRLIQQTFQGYSTLKQDQCMTRFFTTLAQCYSYTQESFACQLVHGWNLTIDLVIGPEGISQQTENSTPVCLATFSQVRSISCSAESDGRALLTVHIEGAKQPLSVKTSSLAVAENMADLIDGYCRLEGSSESSLIIWPSKGRDTKLKLPDIPKHGVPSGSFRSLTSGSDIYAEIPEGTAACGEKHRISRDDVVVGRILGEGFFGEVHDGVYKSPTGERICVAIKTCKDCSAEVKEKFLSEAGLMKNLDHPHIVRLIGVIEVDPVWIVMELLEHGELGNYLVEEQYILTSATLILYCLQICKALAYLEGLNMVHRDIAVRNVLVASPECVKLGDFGLSRYVDEQEYYKASVSRLPIKWMAPESINFRRFTTASDVWMFGVCMWEIFSMAQQPFFWLENGQVINQLELGIRLPKPQQCPPTVYSLLTRCWAYEPPGRPSFGQLVCSLSDIHRLELEQEGRRDRTRSVTLFDPKHITEPPPKPSRIQGNTLPRVTHTQRTDRDTRPVWEREKEQVENTLQRQRKEMLMDKQWLEQEERQLDPVVRVDSYSKPPEKRPGNGPPDKPPMPSTVSQPRPTAEMDRSGDQVYTCVMAMVKQVVQLKNDVNTLPASEYPNAVRVVGIALRSLIQSVDDILPSLHSSVTTEIDGTKKLLNKDLGELINKMRLAQQNSITSLKEECQRQMLTAAHTLALDSKNLLDAVDQARVRANLAQPRPDSCDAEDSGD; encoded by the exons atgtcaggAGACACCAGCACCCTGTCCTGGAGGAGCATGTCTCCCACCAGCCAGTCAGATTCCTCGGATATCTCTCCCTCGGCAATTGTGGCCAGGGACAGCATCTTCCCAGTGAAAATCATCAAAGTCTGTTTCCTTAGCAACAGCTCCAACCTGGGCAAGAACTTCAAACTGGTCCGCTGTGAGAAGGGATGGACTGTCAAG GCTATCGTTAACCTGGTACTGTCCAGTGGCTGTGTGGGACCGGACATAATGTACAGCCAGTGCTATTGCCTCCTCCTCAAACACCTCAAGTCCTCAGAGATGCATTGGCTGCACCCAGACCTGGCTGTGTCTGAACTCACCCAGCGCTATGAACAGCAGCACCTAGAGGCTGAGTGGAG ATATGACCTGAGAATCAGATACATCCCTTCAGACTTCATGGAGAAATTCAAAGATGACAGTACCACTATGCTCTACTTTTACCAGCAG GTACGAAGTGACTACATGCAGCAGTATGCCTCAAAAGTCAGTGATGGGATGGCTCTACAGCTCGGTTGTCTGGAAATTAG GAGATTCTACAAAGACATGAATCCAAACGGACTGGAGAAAAAGTCAAACTTTGAGCTTTTAGA GAAGGACGTGGGACTGGACCTGTTCTTTCCCAGAGAGCTGATCAACAGCATGAAG CCCAAGCAGTTACGTCGGCTGATCCAGCAGACGTTCCAGGGCTACTCCACCCTGAAGCAGGACCAGTGCATGACCAGGTTCTTCACCACTCTGGCTCAGTGCTACAGCTACACACAGGAGAGCTTCGCCTGCCAGCTAGTG CATGGTTGGAATCTAACAATAGACCTAGTCATCGGCCCTGAAGGCATCAGTCAGCAAACTGAAAACTCCACA CCCGTCTGTTTGGCCACATTCTCTCAGGTGCGCAGTATCTCCTGCTCTGCTGAGAGTGATGGTCGTGCTCTGCTCACTGTACACATTGAAGGAGCCAAACAG CCACTGTCAGTGAAAACCTCCTCCCTGGCTGTGGCAGAAAACATGGCCGACCTGATCGACGGCTACTGCCGGCTAGAAGGCAGCTCTGAGAGCTCGCTCATTATCTGGCCCAGCAAAG GGAGAGACACAAAACTGAAATTACCTGACATCCCAAAACA TGGTGTTCCCAGTGGTTCTTTTAGAAGTTTGA CTTCAGGTTCGGACATTTATGCTGAGATTCCAGAGGGTACAGCAGCCTGTGGTG agaAGCACAGGATCTCCAGAGACGACGTTGTTGTGGGTCGGATCCTGGGTGAGGGATTCTTTGGAGAGGTTCATGATGGCGTTTATAAAAGCCCA acaggagagaggatcTGTGTGGCCATCAAAACATGCAAGGATTGTTCAGCTGAAGTAAAGGAAAAGTTTCTCAGTGAAGCTG GCTTGATGAAAAATCTGGATCATCCCCACATTGTGAGACTAATCGGAGTCATTGAAGTCGATCCTGTCTGGATCGTCATGGAGCTGCTTGAACATGGAGAG CTGGGGAACTATCTCGTCGAGGAACAGTACATCCTGACCTCTGCAACGTTAATCCTGTACTGTCTACAAATCTGCAAAGCCTTGGCTTACCTGGAAGGACTCAACATGgtgcacag AGATATAGCGGTGAGAAATGTCTTGGTGGCGTCTCCTGAATGCGTCAAGCTCGGCGACTTTGGCCTGTCTCGCTACGTTGACGAACAAGAGTATTATAAAG CCTCAGTTAGTCGATTACCGATCAAATGGATGGCGCCTGAGTCCATCAACTTCAGACGCTTCACCACAGCCAGTGATGTCTGGATGTTTG GGGTGTGTATGTGGGAGATCTTCTCCATGGCCCAGCAGCCGTTCTTCTGGCTAGAGAACGGGCAGGTGATCAACCAGCTGGAGTTGGGAATTCGACTTCCCAAGCCGCAGCAATGCCCGCCCACCGTCTACTCCCTGCTCACCCGCTGCTGGGCCTACGAGCCGCCCGGCCGGCCCAGCTTCGGCCAGCTCGTCTGCTCCCTGAG TGACATCCACAGGCTAGAGTTGGAGCAGGAGGGGAGGCGAGACAGAACTCGCTCCGTCACATTATTTGACCCTAAACACATCACAGAGCCTCCACCCAAG CCATCCAGAATACAAGGCAACACCCTTCCTCGAGTCACCCACACACAG agaacAGACAGGGATACCAGGCcggtgtgggagagagagaaagagcaagtGGAGAACActttacaaagacaaagaaaagagatGCTGATGGATAAACAGTGGCTGGAGCAGGAGGAGAGACAACTG gATCCTGTTGTGCGAGTGGATTCCTACAGCAAG CCTCCTGAAAAAAGGCCAGGAAATG GTCCCCCAGACAAGCCACCAATGCCTTCCACAGTCTCACAG CCTCGGCCCACAGCTGAGATGGACCGATCAGGTGATCAGGTTTACACCTGCGTCATGGCGATGGTGAAACAGGTGGTTCAGCTGAAGAATGATGTCAACACGCTGCCTGCCTCTGAGTATCCAAATGCTGTCAGA GTGGTGGGCATCGCTCTTCGTAGCCTGATCCAAAGTGTTGATGATATCCTGCCCTCCCTGCACAGCTCTGTCACAACAGAG ATCGATGGCACTAAGAAACTGCTGAACAAGGATTTAGGGGAGCTGATCAATAAGATGCGCCTGGCACAGCAGAACTCCATAACGTCGTTAAAAGAGGAATGTCAGCGGCAGATGTTGACAGCTGCTCACACTCTGGCACTGGACTCCAAAAACCTGCTGGATGCTGTGGACCAGGCTCGAGTCAGGGCCAACCTGGCCCAGCCCAGACCTGACTCATGTGATGCAGAGGATTCTGGGGACTGA
- the LOC116044716 gene encoding protein-tyrosine kinase 2-beta-like isoform X2, translating to MDPFMYRRKKVKWCMWARQQCMSVCSSIHCVCVRVCVCVCVCACVCVCVCVCVCVCVCVCVCVFVCVMSGDTSTLSWRSMSPTSQSDSSDISPSAIVARDSIFPVKIIKVCFLSNSSNLGKNFKLVRCEKGWTVKAIVNLVLSSGCVGPDIMYSQCYCLLLKHLKSSEMHWLHPDLAVSELTQRYEQQHLEAEWRYDLRIRYIPSDFMEKFKDDSTTMLYFYQQVRSDYMQQYASKVSDGMALQLGCLEIRRFYKDMNPNGLEKKSNFELLEKDVGLDLFFPRELINSMKPKQLRRLIQQTFQGYSTLKQDQCMTRFFTTLAQCYSYTQESFACQLVHGWNLTIDLVIGPEGISQQTENSTPVCLATFSQVRSISCSAESDGRALLTVHIEGAKQPLSVKTSSLAVAENMADLIDGYCRLEGSSESSLIIWPSKGRDTKLKLPDIPKHGVPSGSFRSLTSGSDIYAEIPEGTAACGEKHRISRDDVVVGRILGEGFFGEVHDGVYKSPTGERICVAIKTCKDCSAEVKEKFLSEAGLMKNLDHPHIVRLIGVIEVDPVWIVMELLEHGELGNYLVEEQYILTSATLILYCLQICKALAYLEGLNMVHRDIAVRNVLVASPECVKLGDFGLSRYVDEQEYYKASVSRLPIKWMAPESINFRRFTTASDVWMFGVCMWEIFSMAQQPFFWLENGQVINQLELGIRLPKPQQCPPTVYSLLTRCWAYEPPGRPSFGQLVCSLSDIHRLELEQEGRRDRTRSVTLFDPKHITEPPPKPSRIQGNTLPRVT from the exons ATGGATCCCTTCATGTAT agaaggaagaaagTGAAATGGTGTATGTGGGCACGACAGCAATGTATGTCTGTATGCAGTAgcatacactgtgtgtgtgtgcgtgtgtgtgtgtgtgtgtgtgtgtgtgcgtgtgtgtgtgtgtgtgtgtgtgtgtgtgtgtgtgtgtgtgtgtgtgtgtgtgtgtgtgtgtttgtgtgtgtgatgtcaggAGACACCAGCACCCTGTCCTGGAGGAGCATGTCTCCCACCAGCCAGTCAGATTCCTCGGATATCTCTCCCTCGGCAATTGTGGCCAGGGACAGCATCTTCCCAGTGAAAATCATCAAAGTCTGTTTCCTTAGCAACAGCTCCAACCTGGGCAAGAACTTCAAACTGGTCCGCTGTGAGAAGGGATGGACTGTCAAG GCTATCGTTAACCTGGTACTGTCCAGTGGCTGTGTGGGACCGGACATAATGTACAGCCAGTGCTATTGCCTCCTCCTCAAACACCTCAAGTCCTCAGAGATGCATTGGCTGCACCCAGACCTGGCTGTGTCTGAACTCACCCAGCGCTATGAACAGCAGCACCTAGAGGCTGAGTGGAG ATATGACCTGAGAATCAGATACATCCCTTCAGACTTCATGGAGAAATTCAAAGATGACAGTACCACTATGCTCTACTTTTACCAGCAG GTACGAAGTGACTACATGCAGCAGTATGCCTCAAAAGTCAGTGATGGGATGGCTCTACAGCTCGGTTGTCTGGAAATTAG GAGATTCTACAAAGACATGAATCCAAACGGACTGGAGAAAAAGTCAAACTTTGAGCTTTTAGA GAAGGACGTGGGACTGGACCTGTTCTTTCCCAGAGAGCTGATCAACAGCATGAAG CCCAAGCAGTTACGTCGGCTGATCCAGCAGACGTTCCAGGGCTACTCCACCCTGAAGCAGGACCAGTGCATGACCAGGTTCTTCACCACTCTGGCTCAGTGCTACAGCTACACACAGGAGAGCTTCGCCTGCCAGCTAGTG CATGGTTGGAATCTAACAATAGACCTAGTCATCGGCCCTGAAGGCATCAGTCAGCAAACTGAAAACTCCACA CCCGTCTGTTTGGCCACATTCTCTCAGGTGCGCAGTATCTCCTGCTCTGCTGAGAGTGATGGTCGTGCTCTGCTCACTGTACACATTGAAGGAGCCAAACAG CCACTGTCAGTGAAAACCTCCTCCCTGGCTGTGGCAGAAAACATGGCCGACCTGATCGACGGCTACTGCCGGCTAGAAGGCAGCTCTGAGAGCTCGCTCATTATCTGGCCCAGCAAAG GGAGAGACACAAAACTGAAATTACCTGACATCCCAAAACA TGGTGTTCCCAGTGGTTCTTTTAGAAGTTTGA CTTCAGGTTCGGACATTTATGCTGAGATTCCAGAGGGTACAGCAGCCTGTGGTG agaAGCACAGGATCTCCAGAGACGACGTTGTTGTGGGTCGGATCCTGGGTGAGGGATTCTTTGGAGAGGTTCATGATGGCGTTTATAAAAGCCCA acaggagagaggatcTGTGTGGCCATCAAAACATGCAAGGATTGTTCAGCTGAAGTAAAGGAAAAGTTTCTCAGTGAAGCTG GCTTGATGAAAAATCTGGATCATCCCCACATTGTGAGACTAATCGGAGTCATTGAAGTCGATCCTGTCTGGATCGTCATGGAGCTGCTTGAACATGGAGAG CTGGGGAACTATCTCGTCGAGGAACAGTACATCCTGACCTCTGCAACGTTAATCCTGTACTGTCTACAAATCTGCAAAGCCTTGGCTTACCTGGAAGGACTCAACATGgtgcacag AGATATAGCGGTGAGAAATGTCTTGGTGGCGTCTCCTGAATGCGTCAAGCTCGGCGACTTTGGCCTGTCTCGCTACGTTGACGAACAAGAGTATTATAAAG CCTCAGTTAGTCGATTACCGATCAAATGGATGGCGCCTGAGTCCATCAACTTCAGACGCTTCACCACAGCCAGTGATGTCTGGATGTTTG GGGTGTGTATGTGGGAGATCTTCTCCATGGCCCAGCAGCCGTTCTTCTGGCTAGAGAACGGGCAGGTGATCAACCAGCTGGAGTTGGGAATTCGACTTCCCAAGCCGCAGCAATGCCCGCCCACCGTCTACTCCCTGCTCACCCGCTGCTGGGCCTACGAGCCGCCCGGCCGGCCCAGCTTCGGCCAGCTCGTCTGCTCCCTGAG TGACATCCACAGGCTAGAGTTGGAGCAGGAGGGGAGGCGAGACAGAACTCGCTCCGTCACATTATTTGACCCTAAACACATCACAGAGCCTCCACCCAAG CCATCCAGAATACAAGGCAACACCCTTCCTCGAGTCAC gtag